In a single window of the Flavobacterium sp. W4I14 genome:
- a CDS encoding hypothetical protein (product_source=Hypo-rule applied; pfam=PF12771; superfamily=48452) translates to MKSNFLKYTLLLPALVMISNGCKKFDAINTNPNATTQVNSAMLATGMILNITRSDISSTKSFMQPFLLGKYLTWGEGQENFQYNKISRTDFGRITLLRNIAPMENYATDEGLKKSYQALGHFIRAWQFFMTTMQVGDIPYTEAVKGESDAILQPKYDTQKTVFLGILNELDLANTLFTSGSNFEGDPIFAGNTDKWRRLVNSFELHVLINLYKKTGDADLKVIERFKDIVSNRPLMRDYNDNFALAYNATAGQNYPWSDVPAGSGNSFVKSNYTMLTNVLLEPLKATNDKRLFYYAKPSPVKITAGVSQSDIAAYPSIEPSDSFSSLQTRRVNKDYTDINIRYVNLVNAEPVGVFNYWDLQFILAEATIRGWITGTPAQTYYANGIINSMKFIAQYTPDLADYHHNMKMDAAYIDAFPATVALTGSTEQQIAQVITQKYVASFLQGNKYQGWFENRRTGYPVFKLNASTNLNSPSTNFPLRWLYPSNELSYNSANLSAAVASQYGGSDDVNQTMWLLK, encoded by the coding sequence ATGAAAAGTAATTTTTTAAAATATACCTTGTTACTACCTGCATTGGTAATGATAAGCAATGGCTGCAAAAAGTTCGATGCCATTAATACAAACCCTAACGCAACTACCCAGGTAAATTCGGCTATGCTTGCCACAGGAATGATTTTAAACATCACAAGGAGTGATATCAGCTCCACAAAGTCTTTTATGCAGCCATTTTTACTGGGAAAGTATTTAACATGGGGCGAAGGGCAGGAAAATTTCCAGTATAATAAAATAAGCCGTACCGATTTTGGCAGAATTACTTTGTTGCGCAATATTGCACCGATGGAAAATTATGCAACTGATGAAGGACTTAAAAAATCTTATCAGGCCTTAGGACACTTTATTAGGGCATGGCAGTTCTTTATGACAACGATGCAAGTAGGCGATATTCCATATACCGAAGCTGTAAAAGGAGAATCAGATGCGATATTACAGCCCAAGTATGATACTCAAAAAACAGTCTTTCTAGGTATATTAAACGAATTAGATCTAGCCAATACCTTATTCACATCTGGTTCAAATTTCGAAGGCGATCCAATTTTTGCAGGCAACACCGATAAATGGAGAAGATTGGTCAATAGTTTTGAGCTCCATGTACTCATTAACCTTTATAAAAAAACAGGCGATGCCGATCTAAAGGTAATCGAACGCTTTAAGGATATTGTAAGCAACCGTCCGTTAATGAGAGATTATAACGATAATTTTGCGCTTGCTTACAACGCTACAGCTGGTCAAAATTATCCTTGGAGCGATGTGCCAGCCGGATCTGGTAATTCTTTTGTGAAATCTAATTATACCATGTTGACCAATGTATTGTTAGAACCACTAAAGGCCACAAATGATAAGAGACTGTTTTATTATGCCAAACCATCACCTGTTAAAATTACTGCTGGTGTTTCACAGTCTGACATTGCTGCTTATCCAAGTATAGAGCCTTCCGATTCGTTTTCAAGTTTGCAGACCAGAAGGGTAAACAAAGATTATACCGATATCAATATCAGGTATGTAAACCTTGTAAATGCTGAACCTGTAGGCGTTTTTAATTATTGGGATTTACAGTTTATTCTGGCAGAGGCAACTATTCGTGGATGGATAACTGGTACGCCAGCACAAACCTATTATGCTAATGGGATTATAAATTCAATGAAGTTCATAGCCCAGTATACACCTGATCTGGCCGATTATCATCACAACATGAAAATGGATGCAGCTTATATTGATGCCTTTCCGGCTACTGTGGCCTTAACTGGCTCAACAGAGCAGCAAATAGCGCAGGTAATTACACAAAAATACGTAGCCAGCTTTTTGCAGGGAAACAAATACCAGGGGTGGTTTGAAAACAGGAGGACAGGATATCCGGTATTTAAACTAAACGCTTCAACAAACCTAAACTCGCCCTCAACAAATTTTCCTTTAAGGTGGCTATATCCTTCAAATGAACTGAGTTACAATTCAGCCAACCTTTCGGCTGCAGTTGCCAGTCAGTATGGCGGTAGCGACGATGTAAACCAAACCATGTGGCTATTGAAATAA
- a CDS encoding hypothetical protein (product_source=Hypo-rule applied; cleavage_site_network=SignalP-noTM; superfamily=103515) — MKTITKIIATSAAVVALFFTTNANAQSRNLGIGLNVGAGTTTGYGLVIGGDIRYQFNVDKQLSIPITAGYNNFSIKDSYGGGSFGIIPVKAGAKYFFNDSGAGAYGLAELGAGFGTNKGSGTSFVYSPAIGYAWSNGLDLAAKYEGYSNNGSIGFAGIRLAYGFSL, encoded by the coding sequence ATGAAAACAATTACTAAAATCATTGCTACTTCAGCAGCTGTCGTGGCTTTATTCTTTACCACAAATGCTAACGCGCAATCTCGAAATTTAGGTATAGGATTAAATGTAGGTGCAGGAACAACAACTGGATACGGCCTAGTAATAGGTGGAGACATTAGATATCAGTTTAACGTTGATAAACAATTATCTATTCCTATTACAGCAGGTTATAATAACTTCTCAATAAAAGACTCTTACGGAGGTGGAAGCTTTGGAATCATTCCAGTTAAAGCAGGTGCAAAATACTTCTTTAACGACTCAGGCGCAGGGGCTTATGGATTAGCAGAACTGGGTGCTGGTTTTGGCACAAATAAAGGTTCAGGAACTTCATTTGTTTATTCTCCAGCGATTGGTTATGCATGGAGTAATGGTTTAGATTTGGCAGCCAAATATGAAGGTTATTCTAATAACGGCAGTATTGGTTTTGCCGGCATTCGTTTAGCATACGGATTTAGCCTGTAA
- a CDS encoding L-ascorbate metabolism protein UlaG (beta-lactamase superfamily) (product_source=COG2220; cath_funfam=3.60.15.10; cog=COG2220; pfam=PF12706; superfamily=56281; transmembrane_helix_parts=Inside_1_1,TMhelix_2_24,Outside_25_364), which produces MIAVYILLFILIAFFIITNLPVFGRLPKGLRLEKIQHQANYRDGALQNQSITLMQPEGVSFFKVLNAFLFEKHPDKTPDKALHFIKPNLNGSPKSRAPEIIWFGHSSYLIKVEGLRILVDPVFSKTPSPFSFIGSKAFLGTDVVNAEEFKNIDILLITHDHYDHLDYNSILKIAPQVKTIVTSLGVGEHLEKWGIKADKINELCWNESLTLFSNLKLTAVPARHFTGRKFKRNQTLWSAFVLKTENHQLFLGGDSGYDTHFAKIGKEFGPFDLALLECGQYNAYWPYIHMFPEETVQAAIDLKAKVLMPVHWGKFSLAMHPWNEPIKRVVLAAAAKQLPLVTPKLGETIILNEYLPTENWWLEE; this is translated from the coding sequence ATGATAGCTGTATACATTTTACTTTTTATCTTAATCGCGTTCTTCATTATAACGAACCTTCCTGTTTTTGGCCGTTTACCCAAAGGATTACGATTGGAAAAAATCCAGCACCAGGCTAACTATCGTGATGGTGCATTGCAAAATCAGTCGATAACGTTAATGCAGCCCGAAGGTGTTAGCTTTTTTAAGGTTTTAAATGCATTTCTTTTCGAAAAACACCCCGATAAAACTCCAGATAAAGCACTCCATTTCATTAAACCTAACCTAAACGGAAGCCCTAAAAGCAGAGCTCCTGAGATTATATGGTTTGGGCACTCATCTTACCTCATCAAAGTAGAGGGCTTAAGAATTCTGGTTGATCCAGTTTTTAGCAAAACTCCATCTCCATTTTCATTTATTGGGAGTAAGGCTTTTTTAGGTACAGACGTTGTAAATGCAGAAGAATTTAAAAATATCGATATCCTGCTCATCACACACGATCATTACGATCACCTCGATTATAACAGTATTTTAAAAATTGCACCACAAGTTAAAACCATAGTTACGTCGTTGGGAGTAGGAGAGCACTTGGAAAAATGGGGAATTAAAGCTGATAAGATCAATGAATTGTGCTGGAACGAATCGCTAACATTATTTAGTAACCTGAAGTTAACAGCGGTTCCGGCAAGGCATTTTACCGGAAGAAAGTTTAAAAGAAATCAAACGCTTTGGTCAGCCTTTGTATTAAAAACTGAAAACCATCAACTGTTTCTGGGAGGCGATTCTGGCTATGATACACATTTCGCCAAAATAGGCAAAGAGTTTGGCCCTTTCGATTTGGCTTTGCTCGAATGTGGACAGTACAACGCCTATTGGCCCTACATCCATATGTTTCCTGAAGAAACAGTACAGGCCGCTATCGATTTAAAAGCAAAAGTTTTAATGCCCGTGCATTGGGGCAAATTTAGCTTAGCCATGCACCCTTGGAACGAGCCTATTAAAAGAGTTGTTTTAGCTGCAGCAGCAAAACAACTTCCTTTGGTTACCCCAAAATTGGGTGAAACAATAATTTTAAATGAATATTTACCTACGGAAAACTGGTGGCTTGAAGAATAA
- a CDS encoding hypothetical protein (product_source=Hypo-rule applied) produces MKTDLVEIFQTIRAGIQPYATRGYTVHENSENGYDLYSEKNIELNGEKVTERFFTGVYINGDAVEVKINTDEFSTTNHNLSDFGKNKSGLKISALDDSKLKEVETLVEIIHTNFKEKEWI; encoded by the coding sequence ATGAAAACTGATCTTGTTGAAATTTTTCAGACCATTAGAGCCGGAATACAGCCCTATGCCACCCGCGGATATACGGTACACGAAAATTCGGAGAACGGGTATGATCTCTATAGTGAAAAAAACATTGAATTAAACGGTGAAAAGGTAACCGAACGCTTTTTTACAGGCGTTTATATCAACGGGGATGCTGTAGAAGTTAAAATCAATACAGATGAATTTTCTACTACAAATCATAATTTAAGCGATTTTGGCAAAAACAAATCAGGTTTGAAAATTTCAGCACTTGATGATTCCAAATTAAAAGAAGTAGAAACGCTGGTAGAAATTATCCATACTAACTTTAAAGAAAAAGAATGGATTTAA
- a CDS encoding tRNA dimethylallyltransferase (product_source=KO:K00791; cath_funfam=1.10.287.890,3.40.50.300; cog=COG0324; ko=KO:K00791; pfam=PF01715; superfamily=52540; tigrfam=TIGR00174), producing the protein MNQHNLIIILGATASGKTKLAVSVADALNGEIISADSRQVFKRMDIGTGKDLQEYHINGKTIPYHLIDILAPGERYHVDAFKNDFYKAFESITEKNKIPILCGGTGMYIHSLLQNQTFTAIPVNQPLRDELNLLSKEALISKLQSDNSQNTDHVDLSSKKRLIRALEIAQYLKYNQLEAVERPEIKPIIFGLKNEVEITRAKILTRLDQRFKAGLIEEVAQLLKEGISKEILVFYGLEYKFIVNYLDGLFTLDELKLKLGIAICQYAKRQNTFFRKMEKDNIEFFWLDASAPTNLLQHLVIEKVSLSEN; encoded by the coding sequence ATGAACCAGCATAATCTCATCATCATTTTGGGCGCAACGGCATCGGGCAAAACGAAACTTGCTGTAAGCGTTGCGGATGCGTTAAATGGCGAAATTATTAGTGCCGATAGCCGTCAGGTTTTTAAACGGATGGATATCGGTACTGGTAAAGATTTGCAGGAATATCATATTAACGGTAAAACAATTCCCTATCATTTAATCGATATTTTAGCGCCTGGCGAACGCTATCATGTAGATGCCTTTAAAAACGACTTCTATAAGGCTTTTGAATCTATAACAGAAAAAAACAAAATACCTATTCTATGTGGCGGAACAGGAATGTACATCCATAGTCTTTTGCAAAATCAAACTTTTACTGCCATTCCCGTAAATCAACCATTAAGAGATGAACTAAATTTATTATCGAAAGAAGCGTTAATTTCAAAATTACAAAGTGATAATAGCCAGAATACTGATCATGTTGATTTATCTTCTAAAAAGAGGTTGATCAGGGCGCTAGAAATAGCACAATATTTGAAATATAACCAACTGGAAGCTGTAGAGCGGCCCGAAATTAAACCCATTATTTTTGGTTTAAAAAATGAAGTCGAAATAACACGTGCCAAAATCCTGACAAGGCTGGATCAAAGATTTAAAGCGGGCTTAATTGAAGAGGTAGCGCAATTGCTTAAAGAAGGCATTAGTAAAGAGATATTGGTTTTCTATGGGTTGGAATATAAATTTATTGTGAATTACCTGGATGGTTTATTCACTCTTGATGAATTAAAACTAAAATTGGGTATTGCCATTTGCCAATATGCTAAACGACAAAATACCTTTTTCAGAAAAATGGAAAAGGACAATATTGAGTTTTTTTGGCTCGATGCATCAGCACCTACAAACCTGTTACAACATTTGGTCATTGAAAAAGTTTCACTTAGCGAAAATTAA
- a CDS encoding hypothetical protein (product_source=Hypo-rule applied; superfamily=55729), which yields MNNLTSDVNWHHQLSLALVNNKIGCFFFIEYEFQLLRIDPQLIIHLVSLNNKFTPQHLIGLQEKYRQEGIKLIHLWEDLWQSKPDQVLARIKSLLGKNIRIHGRKTKVLKITKPEADSFLIENHLQGSVSSRYKIGLFEKEALIAVATFSALRKMNHTENYKSAELIRFAVKAGYSITGGLSKLIAFFGETYKSNDLMTYADRDWSAGEAYIKLGFKQTAILEPQTYVLDKNLNRQLNKIHQVLATEVFNTGSLKFILKF from the coding sequence TTGAATAATTTAACCTCTGACGTTAACTGGCATCATCAATTAAGCTTAGCCCTCGTTAATAATAAAATTGGGTGCTTTTTTTTTATAGAATATGAATTTCAATTATTACGGATTGATCCTCAATTGATCATTCATCTGGTAAGTTTAAACAATAAATTTACGCCACAACACCTCATTGGGTTACAGGAAAAATATCGCCAAGAAGGCATTAAACTCATTCATCTCTGGGAAGATCTTTGGCAATCAAAACCGGATCAGGTTTTAGCGAGAATAAAATCTTTGCTTGGAAAAAATATCCGTATTCACGGTAGAAAAACCAAAGTATTAAAAATTACTAAACCCGAGGCTGATTCTTTTTTAATTGAAAATCACTTGCAGGGCTCAGTAAGCAGCCGATATAAAATTGGTTTATTTGAAAAAGAGGCGCTTATAGCGGTTGCCACTTTTTCGGCACTACGTAAAATGAACCATACCGAAAATTATAAATCGGCAGAATTGATCAGGTTTGCCGTTAAAGCGGGCTATTCTATTACTGGAGGACTTAGCAAGCTGATTGCTTTTTTCGGTGAAACGTATAAATCTAATGACCTTATGACTTATGCAGATCGCGACTGGTCGGCAGGAGAAGCCTATATTAAATTGGGCTTTAAGCAAACGGCAATTTTGGAGCCGCAGACTTATGTTCTGGATAAAAATCTAAATCGTCAGCTAAATAAGATTCATCAGGTTTTGGCAACGGAAGTGTTTAATACAGGGAGTTTAAAGTTTATCCTCAAATTTTAA